A DNA window from Ostrea edulis chromosome 5, xbOstEdul1.1, whole genome shotgun sequence contains the following coding sequences:
- the LOC125651652 gene encoding LOW QUALITY PROTEIN: leucine-rich repeat-containing protein 74B-like (The sequence of the model RefSeq protein was modified relative to this genomic sequence to represent the inferred CDS: substituted 2 bases at 2 genomic stop codons): MSAIDREKSTVSQTPPSRAVTSASSALQRTRQRAEIDRETEEELLFLTDISRPVTHQDPVREDPEKFRLELTPTRALEPHEVRQEIYRRECKKLHVIPISSYLRNPITNALVVPHCGLGPMGALALAAPLMETIDVLXFXLDHNIVFLDIAENNIGPFGLEHMVEAFLETMCITHLNLSDNDLGSKGAKILCGAISKQSMFEFLELSSNGFKDEDSVLFADAIEKSKSLREVILSHNHFAEKAGFEFGRAIANNDRLESFDISWNHINGRSAEAFAKGVKKNVGMKRLDISFNGFGRDGCKSLSVALKKNRTLQELDISHNRMVDEDIEVLAQSLMENETLKTLVVGDNLLTHKSSLNILKSIEDPKSATVLEKVDLKNICVDQEFVHLLAEVKEIKSIEIKHGRIMQVGKPRRRRRRRKPKPKPEAENTNPSTKQQPLHTTGQDISSKEAMNTESMSISMTNVNDDGKVMDNSEMEQVLLLAPPPGGIVRESLILGQEVFSKEIGHDSV; the protein is encoded by the exons ATGTCCGCCATCGACAGAGAG AAATCTACGGTGTCACAGACTCCGCCCAGCCGCGCTGTGACCAGCGCCAGCAGCGCCCTACAGCGGACCCGACAGAGGGCGGAGATTGATAGAGAGACCGAGGAGGAACTGTTGTTCCTGACCGACATTTCTCGACCTGTTACTCACCAGGACCCAGTTAGGGAGGACCCCGAGAAATTCAGGCTGGAACTTA CTCCTACCCGCGCTCTGGAACCGCACGAAGTGAGGCAGGAGATTTACAGACGGGAATGTAAGAAGCTGCATGTCATCCCCATTAGTAGTTACCTTAGGAACCCAATCACCAACGCCTTAGTCGTCCCCCACTGTGGGCTGGGTCCTATGGGCGCCCTGGCCCTGGCAGCCCCACTTATGGAAA CAATTGATGTATTATGATTTTAGTTGGATCACAACATAGTCTTCCTGGACATTGCTGAGAACAATATAGGTCCGTTCGGTTTAGAACACATGGTGGAAGCATTTTTGGAAACGATGTGCATCACGCACTTG AATTTGTCGGACAATGATCTAGGCAGCAAAGGAGCTAAAATTTTGTGTGGCGCCATAAGTAAACAGTCCATGTTCGAATTTTTAGAACTGTCAA GTAATGGATTCAAAGACGAGGATTCGGTTCTATTTGCTGACGCAATCGAG AAATCCAAGAGCTTACGAGAAGTCATTCTTTCTCACAATCATTTCGCAGAAAAGGCTGGCTTTGAATTTGGAAGAGCTATTG CTAACAATGACAGGCTTGAATCATTTGACATCAGCTGGAACCATATCAACGGAAGATCTGCAGAAGCTTTCGCGAAAGGTGTCAAG AAAAATGTTGGCATGAAGCGACTTGATATAAGTTTCAACGGGTTCGGACGAGATGGCTGCAAAAGTTTGTCGGTTGCACTAAAAAAGAATCGGACATTGCAGGAACTGGATATTTCCCACAACAGGATGGTGGACGAGGACATAGAAGTCCTCGCACAAAGCCTGATGGAAAACGAAACCCTCAAAACTCTAGTG GTCGGAGATAACTTGTTGACACACAAGTCATCTCTTAACATTCTTAAAAGCATCGAAGATCCAAAATCAGCTACTGTATTGGAAAAAGTGGACCTGAAG AACATTTGTGTGGATCAGGAATTTGTTCATCTGTTAGCGGAAGTGAAAGAAATCAAATCGATCGAAATAAAACATGGAAGAATCATGCAAGTGGGAAAACCGAGAAGACGACGAAGGCGAAGAAAACCGAAGCCAAAGCCCGAGGCTGAGAACACAAACCCCTCCACCAAGCAACAGCCACTGCATACGACTGGACAAGATATATCATCGAAAGAAGCAATGAACACAGAAAGTATGAGCATCAGTATGACGAATGTTAACGATGATGGTAAAGTAATGGACAACAGTGAAATGGAACAGGTGCTTCTTCTAGCGCCACCTCCCGGTGGTATCGTTAGGGAGTCTCTGATACTGGGACAGGAAGTATTCAGCAAAGAAATCGGCCATGATTCAGTATGA
- the LOC125651645 gene encoding receptor-type guanylate cyclase daf-11-like, with product MLCLTVLPVLGVWSYSVYMLSDTISLKSENEATRKALVYSVELGKLVHHLQKERDMSVLYLSALRPETKTFLLAEYIATDKAITRLPVWPGNLDKLDRTEFSTRANLVQHLNRRRQSLTPSEVYIQDEIDFYTRIIKVVIVWLYDSINESKFAVVWKTLVAYQKLTSAKEDVGVERALGTMFYANGGFENHFYYQMYYSRVHNFRAYYKTAQLYSDRVRLLYSYVVSEAGNNLTDIIDSFRSEILHNVKHGNNTFPEMQKARWWFDNMTMYLDTLLDVQQDLGEEILAILDTVIEKVQTDLAVSATLLVVVILMCPFVIYMTEYVTSVFHKYALTLIDKTKELAKEKSKTDSLLYQMIPKPIAEQVKHSKNIKPEYFKVVTVMASDVCGFYKMSLDCSALQIVDLLNTLYEAIDKLSESYNMYKLETLNDCYMAVSGLPDRNKYHVTEVANFALQLIDLISKRQFIVNEDRIVQVRIGINTGPCVAGIVNTVMPRYCVVGETVNNAARMMFYSTANRINVSHGTYTALEKTGNYFLKKRNKLGKNSMYWLIKKIGNGSNENKDSIVSSVSSSSESDDSEPTLDQNNSAEDSQHEDIPFPFRARLPMSTNEEDDIRTNASKQDGYGEAQQKPEEIVAPSLSFQKPKNENENQNNLTKDVQYHNVKSALSLV from the exons ATGCTATGCCTGACGGTGTTACCGGTATTAGGGGTCTGGTCCTATAGTGTCTATATGCTCTCGGACACTATCTCACTCAAAAGCGAAAACGAGGCT ACCAGGAAAGCGTTGGTATACAGTGTCGAACTTGGAAAGCTTGTCCATCACTTGCAGAAGGAACGAGATATGAGCGTTTTGTATCTGAGTGCTCTTCGCCCAGAAACCAAAACATTTCTTCTTGCAGAGTATATAGCAACTGACAAAGCCATTACGAGACTCCCGGTCTGGCCTGGAAATTTGGATAAACTCGATAGGACGGAATTTTCAACACGCGCCAATTTGGTACAGCATCTTAATCGCAGACGACAATCACTAACGCCATCGGAGGTGTACATTCAAGATGAAATTGACTTCTATACTCGCATCATCAAAGTTGTAATCGTCTGGCTGTACGACTCAATCAACGAATCGAAATTCGCTGTCGTATGGAAAACTCTTGTTGCATATCAAAAGTTGACAAGCGCAAAGGAAGATGTGGGTGTAGAAAGAGCTTTAGGGACTATGTTTTATGCTAATGGCGGGTTCGAAAATCATTTTTACTACCAAATGTACTACAGCAGAGTACACAACTTCCGAGCGTACTACAAGACTGCTCAATTGTACTCCGATCGTGTTCGATTGTTGTACTCGTATGTTGTAAGCGAGGCCGGAAACAACTTGACTGACATTATAGACTCTTTCCGATCAGAAATCTTACATAACGTGAAACACGGCAACAACACATTCCCAGAAATGCAGAAAGCTCGTTGGTGGTTTGACAATATGACTATGTACCTCGACACCTTGCTAGACGTACAACAAGATCTAGGTGAGGAAATCTTGGCCATTCTGGATACTGTAATTGAAAAGGTCCAGACCGATTTAGCAGTCAGCGCTACCCTCCTCGTAGTCGTCATATTAATGTGTCCTTTTGTTATCTACATGACGGAATACGTCACTTCCGTTTTCCATAAATACGCCCTGACGCTAATTGATAAGACGAAAGAATTAGCAAAAGAAAAAAGCAAAACCGACTCTCTTCTGTACCAGATGATACCCAAACCTATTGCGGAACAAGTAAAGCATAGCAAAAACATCAAGCCAGAATACTTCAAGGTTGTCACAGTAATGGCGTCTGATGTATGCGGCTTCTACAAAATGTCTTTGGATTGTTCGGCGCTACAGATTGTCGATTTACTGAATACTCTATACGAAGCCATTGACAAACTGTCAGAGTCCTACAATATGTACAAGTTAGAAACATTAAATGACTGCTACATGGCTGTGTCAG GTTTACCAGACAGGAATAAGTACCATGTGACAGAAGTGGCAAATTTCGCTTTACAATTAATAGATCTGATTAGTAAACGTCAGTTTATTGTAAATGAAGATCGCATCGTTCAAGTCAGGATCGGAATAAACACAG GCCCTTGTGTTGCTGGCATTGTCAATACTGTGATGCCGCGTTACTGTGTAGTTGGAGAAACGGTTAACAACGCTGCCAGAATGATGTTCTATAGCACAG CCAACAGAATCAATGTCAGTCATGGAACATATACAGCGCTGGAGAAGACAGGAAATTACTTCCTTAAGAAGAGAAACAAACTA GGTAAAAACAGCATGTACTGGTTAATCAAAAAGATAGGAAACGGTTCCAATGAGAACAAAGACTCCATTGTGTCCTCCGTATCGTCGAGCTCGGAATCTGATGATTCGGAACCCACACTGGACCAAAACAACTCCGCAGAGGACAGCCAACACGAGGACATTCCGTTTCCTTTCCGAGCCCGACTTCCAATGTCgaccaacgaggaagacgacaTCCGTACGAATGCGAGCAAACAGGATGGGTACGGGGAGGCTCAGCAGAAACCTGAAGAGATAGTAGCACCCTCCTTGTCCTTTCAAAAGCCGAAAAATGAGAATGAGAACCAAAACAATCTGACAAAAGACGTACAATACCACAACGTCAAATCGGCGCTTAGCCTGGTGTAA